A stretch of the Lolium perenne isolate Kyuss_39 chromosome 3, Kyuss_2.0, whole genome shotgun sequence genome encodes the following:
- the LOC127346171 gene encoding protein PAIR1-like isoform X4, with protein MFTSYRRDSPCMMTRRRGCLHFQPIQLLLCVMNLSCKCQKLQAKLSFGTPLFQIVNINEDVERKFQHVASSVHKMGMVLDSVQNDVMLKQSHEGGIQKKFVLVETSLQQIGQDDLKALLEGSTKSNPDQMSALNNHTSKLDEILSTLSILKQMQEDLRQLKGDIFRIFTKEMEGIVTLYLKICYLSVRVFPCCPAGSLVRVAYLLCFNRYNAKYSR; from the exons ATGTTTACTAGTTACAGAAG AGATTCTCCTTGCATGATGACTCGTCGAAGAGGATGTCTTCATTTCCAGCCAATTCAGCTTCTTCTGTGCGTGATGAATCTCAGCTGCAAATGCCAAAAACTTCAAGCAAAGCTATCCTTCGGTACCCCTCTCTTCCAGATAGTAAAT ATTAATGAGGATGTTGAGCGCAAATTTCAGCATGTTGCAAGTTCAGTGCATAAGATGGGAATGGTATTAGACTCTGTTCAAAATGATGTTATGCTTAAACAGAGCCATGAAGGAG GCATACAGAAAAAGTTTGTGCTCGTAGAGACCTCTCTCCAGCAAATT GGACAAGACGATCTCAAGGCGCTCCTTGAAGGCAGCACAAAAAGCAATCCTGACCAGATGAGTGCTCTGAACAACCACACCAGCAAACTCGATGAGATATTATCGACACTTTCAATCCTGAAGCAAATGCAGGAAGATTTGAGGCAACTGAAGGGTGACATCTTCAGAATCTTTACAAAAGAGATGGAG GGGATTGTTACTTTATATTTAAAGATTTGCTATTTATCTGTAAGAGTGTTTCCTTGTTGCCCAGCCGGTTCATTGGTGAGAGTAGCTTACCTATTGTGCTTTAACAG GTACAATGCTAAATACTCAAGGTGA
- the LOC127346171 gene encoding protein PAIR1-like isoform X3 — translation MFTSYRRDSPCMMTRRRGCLHFQPIQLLLCVMNLSCKCQKLQAKLSFGTPLFQIVNINEDVERKFQHVASSVHKMGMVLDSVQNDVMLKQSHEGAGIQKKFVLVETSLQQIGQDDLKALLEGSTKSNPDQMSALNNHTSKLDEILSTLSILKQMQEDLRQLKGDIFRIFTKEMEGIVTLYLKICYLSVRVFPCCPAGSLVRVAYLLCFNRYNAKYSR, via the exons ATGTTTACTAGTTACAGAAG AGATTCTCCTTGCATGATGACTCGTCGAAGAGGATGTCTTCATTTCCAGCCAATTCAGCTTCTTCTGTGCGTGATGAATCTCAGCTGCAAATGCCAAAAACTTCAAGCAAAGCTATCCTTCGGTACCCCTCTCTTCCAGATAGTAAAT ATTAATGAGGATGTTGAGCGCAAATTTCAGCATGTTGCAAGTTCAGTGCATAAGATGGGAATGGTATTAGACTCTGTTCAAAATGATGTTATGCTTAAACAGAGCCATGAAGGAG CAGGCATACAGAAAAAGTTTGTGCTCGTAGAGACCTCTCTCCAGCAAATT GGACAAGACGATCTCAAGGCGCTCCTTGAAGGCAGCACAAAAAGCAATCCTGACCAGATGAGTGCTCTGAACAACCACACCAGCAAACTCGATGAGATATTATCGACACTTTCAATCCTGAAGCAAATGCAGGAAGATTTGAGGCAACTGAAGGGTGACATCTTCAGAATCTTTACAAAAGAGATGGAG GGGATTGTTACTTTATATTTAAAGATTTGCTATTTATCTGTAAGAGTGTTTCCTTGTTGCCCAGCCGGTTCATTGGTGAGAGTAGCTTACCTATTGTGCTTTAACAG GTACAATGCTAAATACTCAAGGTGA
- the LOC127346171 gene encoding protein PAIR1-like isoform X2, with protein sequence MFTSYRRDSPCMMTRRRGCLHFQPIQLLLCVMNLSCKCQKLQAKLSFGTPLFQIVNINEDVERKFQHVASSVHKMGMVLDSVQNDVMLKQSHEGGITRLHTEKVCARRDLSPANYMLPRLKGQDDLKALLEGSTKSNPDQMSALNNHTSKLDEILSTLSILKQMQEDLRQLKGDIFRIFTKEMEGIVTLYLKICYLSVRVFPCCPAGSLVRVAYLLCFNRYNAKYSR encoded by the exons ATGTTTACTAGTTACAGAAG AGATTCTCCTTGCATGATGACTCGTCGAAGAGGATGTCTTCATTTCCAGCCAATTCAGCTTCTTCTGTGCGTGATGAATCTCAGCTGCAAATGCCAAAAACTTCAAGCAAAGCTATCCTTCGGTACCCCTCTCTTCCAGATAGTAAAT ATTAATGAGGATGTTGAGCGCAAATTTCAGCATGTTGCAAGTTCAGTGCATAAGATGGGAATGGTATTAGACTCTGTTCAAAATGATGTTATGCTTAAACAGAGCCATGAAGGAGGTATCACTAGATT GCATACAGAAAAAGTTTGTGCTCGTAGAGACCTCTCTCCAGCAAATT ACATGCTACCGCGGCTTAAGGGACAAGACGATCTCAAGGCGCTCCTTGAAGGCAGCACAAAAAGCAATCCTGACCAGATGAGTGCTCTGAACAACCACACCAGCAAACTCGATGAGATATTATCGACACTTTCAATCCTGAAGCAAATGCAGGAAGATTTGAGGCAACTGAAGGGTGACATCTTCAGAATCTTTACAAAAGAGATGGAG GGGATTGTTACTTTATATTTAAAGATTTGCTATTTATCTGTAAGAGTGTTTCCTTGTTGCCCAGCCGGTTCATTGGTGAGAGTAGCTTACCTATTGTGCTTTAACAG GTACAATGCTAAATACTCAAGGTGA
- the LOC127346171 gene encoding protein PAIR1-like isoform X1: MFTSYRRDSPCMMTRRRGCLHFQPIQLLLCVMNLSCKCQKLQAKLSFGTPLFQIVNINEDVERKFQHVASSVHKMGMVLDSVQNDVMLKQSHEGGITRFRHTEKVCARRDLSPANYMLPRLKGQDDLKALLEGSTKSNPDQMSALNNHTSKLDEILSTLSILKQMQEDLRQLKGDIFRIFTKEMEGIVTLYLKICYLSVRVFPCCPAGSLVRVAYLLCFNRYNAKYSR, translated from the exons ATGTTTACTAGTTACAGAAG AGATTCTCCTTGCATGATGACTCGTCGAAGAGGATGTCTTCATTTCCAGCCAATTCAGCTTCTTCTGTGCGTGATGAATCTCAGCTGCAAATGCCAAAAACTTCAAGCAAAGCTATCCTTCGGTACCCCTCTCTTCCAGATAGTAAAT ATTAATGAGGATGTTGAGCGCAAATTTCAGCATGTTGCAAGTTCAGTGCATAAGATGGGAATGGTATTAGACTCTGTTCAAAATGATGTTATGCTTAAACAGAGCCATGAAGGAGGTATCACTAGATT CAGGCATACAGAAAAAGTTTGTGCTCGTAGAGACCTCTCTCCAGCAAATT ACATGCTACCGCGGCTTAAGGGACAAGACGATCTCAAGGCGCTCCTTGAAGGCAGCACAAAAAGCAATCCTGACCAGATGAGTGCTCTGAACAACCACACCAGCAAACTCGATGAGATATTATCGACACTTTCAATCCTGAAGCAAATGCAGGAAGATTTGAGGCAACTGAAGGGTGACATCTTCAGAATCTTTACAAAAGAGATGGAG GGGATTGTTACTTTATATTTAAAGATTTGCTATTTATCTGTAAGAGTGTTTCCTTGTTGCCCAGCCGGTTCATTGGTGAGAGTAGCTTACCTATTGTGCTTTAACAG GTACAATGCTAAATACTCAAGGTGA
- the LOC127346171 gene encoding protein PAIR1-like isoform X5 encodes MFTSYRRDSPCMMTRRRGCLHFQPIQLLLCVMNLSCKCQKLQAKLSFGTPLFQIVNINEDVERKFQHVASSVHKMGMVLDSVQNDVMLKQSHEGGITRFRHTEKVCARRDLSPANYMLPRLKGQDDLKALLEGSTKSNPDQMSALNNHTSKLDEILSTLSILKQMQEDLRQLKGDIFRIFTKEMEVQC; translated from the exons ATGTTTACTAGTTACAGAAG AGATTCTCCTTGCATGATGACTCGTCGAAGAGGATGTCTTCATTTCCAGCCAATTCAGCTTCTTCTGTGCGTGATGAATCTCAGCTGCAAATGCCAAAAACTTCAAGCAAAGCTATCCTTCGGTACCCCTCTCTTCCAGATAGTAAAT ATTAATGAGGATGTTGAGCGCAAATTTCAGCATGTTGCAAGTTCAGTGCATAAGATGGGAATGGTATTAGACTCTGTTCAAAATGATGTTATGCTTAAACAGAGCCATGAAGGAGGTATCACTAGATT CAGGCATACAGAAAAAGTTTGTGCTCGTAGAGACCTCTCTCCAGCAAATT ACATGCTACCGCGGCTTAAGGGACAAGACGATCTCAAGGCGCTCCTTGAAGGCAGCACAAAAAGCAATCCTGACCAGATGAGTGCTCTGAACAACCACACCAGCAAACTCGATGAGATATTATCGACACTTTCAATCCTGAAGCAAATGCAGGAAGATTTGAGGCAACTGAAGGGTGACATCTTCAGAATCTTTACAAAAGAGATGGAG GTACAATGCTAA